The genome window CTTATGAAAAAACTATAGGAGAAACTAAAGTAGTTGTTCACGTTGCTGAGTATTACAGAGATATAGCGGATAAGGTATTTTATGCTTTTGAAAAAACCTATGATGACCTAAAATACGTTTTTAGAGATTTACCTAGTAAGCTTGATTTCGAATGTTATCTCCCCGAACTAAACGATTTAACAGCGCTTGGTTATGTTAAAGAAAGAACAATCGATGTAGGTGCTGAAGGCCCTATATACTTGAACCTAGCTCTTATCCGCTTTAAAGAGGGTTTTGTTGAGGAAACAACTATACACGAGTTTGTCCATTTGGCACTTGGCAGGCTAGGAGTATCCTCGAAAAGAGAAATCAGATGGTTTCATGAAGGGATGGCAGAGTATTTGGCGATAAAATTATGCAATAGATCGGGGATAGACGTATCTGATTATGTCGAAACTCATAGAGAAGCCGTGAAAGTTTTGTTAAAAGAGTACGATGGAGATTTATCGTTTATTATAGACTGGGAATATAATACTCCTCTCATAAGATTATACTATTCCGCGTCTTATTACATAATTAATAAAACGGCTGAAAAATACGGCGGATTAGCTTATATTCGAAAACTTGTCAGCGAGATAGATAGAATGGGAGGCTTAGAAAGTAACGAGGATATCGTTAAAGCTATGAGCAATGCAGCTAATGAAGATTTAAGTCAACAATTTAGAGAGTGGGGTTTTCCAATTGAAGAAAAAGAAAATGGTGTAGTGTCAAACGACGAAAATGATAAGATCTTAAGGGTTTTGCACGAGATTTTGGGGACTCTTGTAGTAGTCGCGGCGGTCATAGTTATTATACTTATTGCGATAGTAATTCTTTTAATTCGATGGTTCACTAAAAGGCTAAAACGTCCCCCTCTTGAATATGTTTCTGATATATATCAATTCTAGCACGACTATTATAACGAAGAAGACTATAGCAACAATTGTTAGCAGTAGTCCATGTTCTCCCCACGCACCAATTATCGGAATTGGTCCTATTACGACTATTATAGAACCACTACTCGCGGATGATTGAATAGTAGAAAGCAGAATTAGAAAAGATCCCGCTAGGATTAGGAGAAAGCCGAGGATAAGCATTAGAGGCGCTATTTTTTGAAGGCTCATTTTATCACCTCGCCAATATGCACATTGCGAGAATGAACAGCATAGATGCTATTGTTAACAGGATGGCCCATTTTATGACTTCTTTATCGCTTCCAATAATTATCGGTATAGGTCCTATTAAAATAACTCCTCCTCCTTTAACCTGCCCACTAGCGCGAACTCCGATGATAAAGAAAATTATGGCTGCTATTATTACAAGCGTTATTCCCAGTATTATTAGCAATATCCCTATCGATTCCATTGTCGACCCTAAACTAATTACTATGCTCAAGCTAAAAACTTTATCAAGCATATAGTTGTGATGAAAGCAAGCGAAATAATAAGGATCGACGATAGAGAATACTCGACTAGGTAAAGTACTCCAATAATGTTGTATGCTATGTGAGAGATTATAGCTGAGGCTAGTCCCCATTTCAGATACATTTCCTGAAATAATATCCCGGAGAGTAAGTATATGGGTATTACCATGGCTGAGTTTGGCAGAGAAGCTAAGGGGACGTGAAATAAGGCGTATAAAAGGATTGTTATAGTATACGATTTTTTGTAGCCTACCAATTTTTTTAGGCAATTATACGCATACGCTCTAAAAAACATCTCTTCTATAATGCTAGAAATTATGAGCAGGGGTAATATACCTATCTGGGGCAAGCCTATTACCAATCGATGAGTCAAACCAAGTATCATAATGGAAAAATACCTTGGCATCAAACCAAAAAGCGTTGAAGCATAGAGAAGGTCGAGAGGTTCTAAATATGCGGATATAAAGCTGGTTTTCTCAAATTTTAATACTAGCAAGACGTAAATTGCTAGAAATATATACATAAAAAAAGAACTGTAGTCGCTTTTCAGCCATTTTGATGAAATCTCACGTATCAATACTGATATTATATAAGCTGAAAAAACGTTGATGATTTCCTTTTTCTGTTCAAACTTTTCTCTGAGCATTGTAAACAAGGGTATCAAAACAAGCGAGTTATAAAAACTTTAGAACTTAAATATCTTAATTTAGTTTCAAGCGGACGCTAAGAATATATATTTGCTATATATTTCTTGTTCTAACACTTAGTTAGGTGTTTACAATGGGACGCAAAAAATCTAAGTTAACTATTGAAAGGGCAAAAGAGGTTTATAAGATTTTACTTGAGAACAAAGATGCCATGACGACCCCGCAGCTTTTCAACATTGTTTTGAAGAAGAGTATAATAACGGAATACTCTATTCTCTACCAAATTTTGAAAATGCTCAAAGACAAGGGTTTAGTCGAGCAAACGAGCGAAAAGGGATTAGCTAACTGGGAAGTCATTAAAGTAGTTGATCTAGATACTCTGGAAAAGATAATTTCGACATAGAAACACAATATCTAATTTTCATATAAAGATACCTAGACAAATATTTTATCCTATGTTCTGACTTTTTAAACGAGGAAGTTTGGAGTGGAAATCTATTATTCCATCCTCAGACAATTTAGCATAATTTTACATGGGAAATTCTACGTTTGCATGTCTCTTCTTCATATCAGCCTCTGTAATTTTTAGACGTTGCATAAGCTCGACTACTAATCCGTCGAAGAAGACTAGCGTGGAATCTTCAAATAATGTGCCTAGAGGAGCCAATGGCTCGTAGATACCTAATACTTGGCGGGTAAAGTAATCCACTTCTTTAGCTATTTTCGTCCTACCAGGTATGCGTATCATATAGTCGCTTATTCTACCAAGCGGTGAATCGGGATGAGACGTAATGGCTATAATTTTTGCTCCCATTCTTTTAGCGGCGGCAGCTACTGTAACTACAACTTGCGTCCTTCCAGAGCCGGAGATCGCGATTAGAATATCTTCCTCTTTAACGGATGGCGTTATAGTCTCTCCCACCACGTAAACGTTAAATCCTAAATGCATTAATCGCATAGCGAAAGATTTTCCAACAAGACCTGAGCGTCCAGCTCCTACAACCAATATTTTTCTGCCTTTTTCTCTAGCTTTAATTAGAACATTGATTACCTTTTCTATAGAATCATAATCCAAACACTCTGTGATGCTTTTTATATGGTCTGAAATCTCTATTATAGCTTTCTGCAAATG of Thermoproteales archaeon contains these proteins:
- the hxlB gene encoding 6-phospho-3-hexuloisomerase, encoding MIYLLILVKLLRHLQKAIIEISDHIKSITECLDYDSIEKVINVLIKAREKGRKILVVGAGRSGLVGKSFAMRLMHLGFNVYVVGETITPSVKEEDILIAISGSGRTQVVVTVAAAAKRMGAKIIAITSHPDSPLGRISDYMIRIPGRTKIAKEVDYFTRQVLGIYEPLAPLGTLFEDSTLVFFDGLVVELMQRLKITEADMKKRHANVEFPM
- a CDS encoding CPBP family intramembrane metalloprotease; amino-acid sequence: MFTMLREKFEQKKEIINVFSAYIISVLIREISSKWLKSDYSSFFMYIFLAIYVLLVLKFEKTSFISAYLEPLDLLYASTLFGLMPRYFSIMILGLTHRLVIGLPQIGILPLLIISSIIEEMFFRAYAYNCLKKLVGYKKSYTITILLYALFHVPLASLPNSAMVIPIYLLSGILFQEMYLKWGLASAIISHIAYNIIGVLYLVEYSLSSILIISLAFITTICLIKFLA
- a CDS encoding DUF131 domain-containing protein, which translates into the protein MSIVISLGSTMESIGILLIILGITLVIIAAIIFFIIGVRASGQVKGGGVILIGPIPIIIGSDKEVIKWAILLTIASMLFILAMCILAR